The stretch of DNA ATATCAACTTGTATATCCTGAACATCACATTATACCAAGAGGTGGAGGTGAGAAAGTAATTGAATCGACAAAAGCACTTCGTGCTAATACAAGCATCCATCATTTAAATACATTCGGCTTAATTGATAGTGACTACAAGGAAGAAGAGGAAAAAGCAGCTTTATTAACACATGGAATATTTACAATACCCGTTGCAGAAATCGAAAGCCTTTTTTGTTTAGAGTCTATACTTAGAATAATGGCTGACCATTTAGAGTTGAATGCTGACCAAAAAGTAAATGAAGTCATTGATTTCTTATGCACTTCTCTCAATAACGAATTTGACACTCAAGTATCTTCAAAAGTTGAAAAAATAGTTGAGTATAAACTTGGTGCATATTCTAAAGAAAGTCATACCCAGCAGGGCATCGAGGACGGATTACAAACCACTTTAGGGAGAATAGATATTGCTTCAATCTACGCTGAAACTGAAACAGTTTACAGAGAAGCTATTAACCAGAGAGATATTCAAAAATTGCTCTTAATTTATAATAGAAAGAGTCTTCCCGACAGAATATCATCAATTTTTGGTTTAAGGAATGGGCAATATGGGAAACTACTAATTAGACTTTTAAAAGGCTCAAGAAAAACTGAATTGATTGAAGCACTAAAAGAAAAATTACCGATAATAAATGAATAATCCCATAGAGATTGAACATCAATAGAAATACCTCTGATATCACAGATGCTTATGAGTTTCATACTCATAAATTTGCTATTGATGTCCTTTTTAAATAACTATCATGTTTCAATAATTATCCAAAAAAAACTCCCCCCTCCCCAAAGGATTCCTCCAATTTAATTGTCTAAAGAAGAAATCAACTTCTAAAAAATGAAACAAATTTTACTTCTGTTGACAATTTGTCTTTGCTTTGTCCTATCTCAAACCGTTCATGCTCAAACCGTTTGCCCCGACCCCTTACCTGATAACTACAACACTACTACTCCAGGCTGTACAATTTGTGATTTTCCCTTCACAGGTAGTAATTATGATTACACTGTCTCAGGGGTAATAGCTAATGGAGATTATGGATGTGGAAACCTCATCTGGGACAACGACCAATTCTTTGTTTTCATCGCCAACGACCCTTGCGTTTCCTTCACCGTAGATGCCTACAACTGCAATGCCAATACAGTTCCTCCATTTTTGGTGGGATTGCAGGGATTTATCTTTGATTTGGCTCTGACAACTACCTACGACTGCCATTTAGGATGCTGTATGGGCGGACCTGGAGGGTCAGGCTGCGATGCCGATAGTCCAGCTTTTACGATTGCAACTTGTGGATTAACGGTCGGAACGGCCTATTACTTAATCATTGACGGATGTGCTGGCTCGGAATGTGATTATACCGTAAGTGCAACAGGAACACAAGGCGGAGATTTCGTCACCATTTCACCGACAGGCCCTTTCTGTACCGATGAAGGCATGGTGACATTGGAAGGAAGCCCTGCAACGGGTTCGACAGGAACAGGTGTTTGGACAGGAGATGTCAATGCCAATGGGGAGTTTGACGCAACTGCTTTGGGCGCAGGCAACTATTCCGCAACTTACACTTTCACGAATACCTATGGTTGTGAAGGAGACCAAACCCTGAATTTTGTGATTGGAGAACCTCCTGTGGTCAGCATTGACCCTGTCAATCCACTTTGCACCAACAGTCTTGCCTTCAATCTAAGCGCCTCACCAGTTGGAGGTACTTGGGGAGGAGTCACGACGGATGGCGTTTTCGCTCCTGCCATTATAGGTACTGGTAATCATAGCGTTACCTACACAGTAGTCGATGGAGGATGTGTGGTTACCGAAGAGATTTTTATCACCGTCAATGCAAATCCTATTGTAGATATTGGACCTCTTAGCAGTTTCATTTGCGCTCAAGACGAAGCAGTCGACCTCATAGCGACACCAGCAGGAGGGATTTGGAGTGGCAATGTAAATGCGAATGGAACCATCAACCCCGCTTTGGGAGAAGGCTCTTATTCGGCAACCTATACCTTTACCGATGCCAACAATTGCTCAGGTTCTGACATCATCAATTTTGACATATTCCCTGCTCCAACAGTAGAAATTCTTCCTCAAGCATCTCTTTGTCAAGGTGATACCATTACAGCTTTGATAGGTATTCCCGATGGAGGTATTTGGGCGGGAGATGTAAACGAAAACGGAGAAATTGACCCTGCCATTTTGGGCGAAGGAGATTTTGTTGCAATGTATGAGATTACAGACTCCAATGGTTGTACAGGTACTGCAAATCTGGACTTTACGATATTTCCTTTACCGATTGTAGAAATAACACCTCTTGATACCGTCTGCCAAAACGACCCAATAACTACTTTGACTGTCTCACTAGAAGGAGGTACTTGGAGTGGAAATGTAGATGAAAACGGAGGTTTTGACCCCGCCATTTTGGGCGCAGGAGATTTTACAGCCATCTATGAATACACCGATGAAAACGCTTGTAGCAACAGCGATACATTGGATTTTACCATTCAACCGATACCTATTGTTTCCATTGAAGCGGTTGGAATATTTTGTGAAGATGACGGAGTTGTTCTTTTGACCGCCAATCCCACAGGAGGCGTTTGGAAAGGTGCTATTTCGGAAACGGGCGAGTTCGACCCACAAATTGCAGGTATCGGCACACACACAATTACCTACACTTTTACCGATTCTTTTGGCTGCGCCGAAATGGACGAAATCAGTATTGAAGTATTTGCCAATCCTATTGTTACTTTTCTTTCGCCAAGCGAATATTGCCCAATAGATGAACTCCTTCAATTGGAGGCAGAACCCATTGGAGGAACTTGGAGTGGAGATGTGGACTCCAATGGTGAAATCAATCCCAACCTTTTGGGTGCAGGTGATTTTACTGCAATATATACCTTCGCCGATTCCAATAACTGTACTGCTACCAATAGCCTTCAATTCACCATTTTTGCAGAACCGACCATCACCTTCGACAATACAGGTCCTTGGTGCTTGGAAGCATCTGCCCAAACCATTGTAGCAGAACCCAGTGGAGGGATTTTTTCGGGCGCAGCAGACCCAACAGGCGAAGTCGTGCCGCAAGATTTGGGCGCAGGTTTTCACGATGTCAATTACCTATTTACAGACGAAAATGGCTGCATAACAGACACGACCTTTGCCATTGAAGTATCTGCAACGGTCACGATTCAGATTGATTCCTTGCCTCCTTTGTGTTCGGATGGCGCAGTGGTGCAGCTTTCTGCCAATCCGACAGGAGGAACATGGAGCGGAGCAGCAAGCGCAACAGGCGAAGTTGACCCCGTTGCCTTGGGAGTTGGCTCACATACAGTCACCTATGAAGTCACCGATGCGGACGGATGTATGTTTAGTGGTGAGCGAAATATTGAAGTAATCGCCCCTACCAACATCGAATTTTTGTCCACCGAACCCTTTTGTTTGGAAGACGTGACCACGATTGTAGAAGCCACTCCAACAGGCGGTTTATGGTCGGGCGATGTCAATGAGTTTGGCGAATTTAATCCCACAACGCTCGGTTCGGGCGTTCACGATGCCACCTACACCTACACCGATTTTGCAGGTTGTGTGACCACTGAATCTTTCACTTTCACCATTGCAGAACCTTTGGAAATTGTATTTGACGACAGCGTTTTTTGTCAAAGCGAAACAGGTTTGGTGACTTTAAATGCTTCTCCTTCAAATGGCACTTGGTCGGGAGACATCGTTTCACCAAATGGTGAAATCGACCCTTCAATCCTTGATTTGGGAGAATATGTTGTCACCTATACGGCGCTTCAATTGCCTGAAGGTTGCAGCGTTTCGGAAGACCTTACGGTTTCGATTATTGGCGTGACGGATTTGGAGATTGTGGGCGATACCAGTTTTTGCCAAACATCGGGCATCCAAACTTTCACGGCTACGCCATCGGGAGGTACTTGGAGTGGAGTAGCCGATGCGTTGGGCAATGTGGATGTTTCTGCACTTTCAGTAGGCACGCACGAAGTGATTTATACGGCAACTTCTGACGAAGGCTGTGTTTCGACTGTCAGTCAAGAAATCACCATTGCTGCTCCACCAACTGCCAATCTTTCTGGAAGTCCTACGATGTGTGAAGGGGACGAGGCAAATTTGGAAATTGTATTGACGGGAATCGCTCCCTGGACGGTCACCTATACTTTGGAGGGCGGTACCGAAACGTCTTTTACGATTGACAGCAGCCCCTATGAATGGACGGTCAATCAGGGCGGTGAATATGTTTTGGTAAGTGTGGAAGATGCCAATGGATGTGCTGATTCGGCAATCGGAACAGCAACGATGACAGAATTGCCTCCTTTGCAGCTTGTCAATATTTCGAGCAACTGCAATGGCACAAATACAGGTTTTATTGTGCAATTTGAAATCATAGGTGGCGACCCTGCAAGCTATACCGTGTCGGGAATTGCAGGAAATCTTAGTTCGGACGCACCTTATGTTTTTACGAGCGAAGACATTCCAACGGGCGACACCGCCAATTTTACGGTCAGTGACGACAGCCCTTGTGACGACATCAGCGATGCGGTGACGGTTTTGGATTGTTCTTGTGAGACAGATGCGGGGAGTTTGCAAGTCGATGGTTTTGAAGTCTGTGTAACCGAAACGGTAACAGTTTTTCACAATGCGGATGAGTTTCTGGACGAGAATGACACGCTGCTGTTTGTGCTGTATGCTGGTACACCCAACAATGTAGAGACGGTTTTGGTGCTGACAGACGGAACGACTTTTGGTTTTGACGATGCCTTAATGGATGCAGGTGTGACCTATTACATTGCAGCGGTTGCAGGGGATGGCGACCTGATTGATGGAATTGATTTGGGGGATTCGTGTTTGGATTATTCGACAGGAATTCCTGTGCTTTTCAATGCCTTGCCTACGGCATCGCTTGGCGCAGACCAAACGATTTGTGAAGGTGACGAAGTGACTTTTGTTTTGGAATTGGAGGGCGAAGCTCCTTTTACGGTGACGCTCAATGGTGGAATTGTCTTGACGGATATTCCGAACGGGCATGAATACACCATCAGCCCTACCGAAAATACAACGATTGAAGTGGAAATGGTATCGGACGCAAATTGTGAGGACATTTCGACCAATCAAGTGAGTATTACCGTCAATACACCGCCATCAGCAGAACTCACGCCAGAGGTGAATATCTGCAATACCGACCAAAACAACGACCCTACGACTTTGAATTTGAACGATTTAATCACTAGTGGAGATGCCACGGGAACTTGGGTGGATTTGGACGCTTCGGGCGCAATCGGCACATTGCCCAACTTGGACTTCAATGGTGTAACGGCTGGCGACTATACCTTTGAATATACAACAGCAATAGCTCAAGCTCCTTGTACAGATGTTTCTTATGTGATTACGGTGCAGGTCAATGATTGTTCTTGTCCTGATGTCAGCACTTTGGGCGCAGGTCCATTCTGCAATGACAATGCTACTTTGGATTTGGCGACCATCACTTCTACAAGCGAACTTGGAACTTGGACCATCACGAATGCTCCTGCCAATGCTACCGCCACGATTACAGACAATACCTTCAATGGAGACGGTTCAGTGACAGGTGATTATGAACTGACTTTCACTTTGACGGAAACACCTCCTGCGGGCTGCCCAGGCAATTCTGTTCAAACGATTTCGATTGCGGCAGTGGTCAGTGCAGGTACTATTTCGGAGGCGATTCAGATTTGCAATGATGGAGTGGAATTGGATTTGTTGGAGCAATTGACAGACGCAACGATTGGCGGAACTTGGACAGATGTTTCTGCAAATCCTGCAACGGGCTTCTTAAATGGTGGTATTTTGACCACCGAAAATATTGCAAGTGGCACCTACAATTTTGTGTATGAAGTGGCAGCGGATGCGCCTTGTTTGGGAGATAGTGAGGAGGTCGTGGTCGAAATAGACAATCCTGTGAGTGCGGGTTCTTTGCTGCAAAATGTGGCTTTGTGTGACGGTACAGATACAACGGTGAATTTGTTTGACTTGATTGAAAACTTTGACTTGGGTGGCACTTGGACGGATGTTTCACCGAGTCCTGCAAGCGGCTTCAATGCGAATGGTGAACTGACTGTCAGTAGCTTGGATAGTGGAACGTATCTGTTTGAATATGCCGTGAACAGCAATGGAATCTGTACAAATGAGCAAGTGACGGTGGAGGTGAGAATGGACGAAACGCCGATTGCGGATGCAGGGGAAACGAGTCTTTTGACCTGTGATGAGCCGACTGCAATGATTGGAGGAACAGGCTCTTCAACGGGCGCAAACATTATTTATTTATGGTCGGGAAATGTGGAGGATTCGATTGCCGCCACGACAATGACCAATTTTTCAGGCATTTATACGCTTACCGTAACGGATTCGCAAACAGGTTGTGCGGCTACAGATTCGGTGACGATTACACAAGAAGGGGCAATTCCTATTTTGTCGGCTGTTGCTTTTGAGGTGAGTTGTTTTGGGGTGAGTGATGGACGGATTGAAGTGGAAAGCGTGACAAGTGGAGTTGAGCCTTTTCAGTATTCACTGGATGGAGACGAATTGGGTGAGCAAACAGTATTTGAGGGTTTGGAAGCGGGAAGCCATACGGTAGAGGTGGTGGATGCGAATGGCTGTACGGACGCTTTGACTTTTGAGATTGTAGAACCCGAAGAATTGACGGTTTCATTGGTATTGAATGTGGCTTCTAATGTGATACAATTGGGCGATAGTGTGCAAATTGTTCCGACATTGGCGGGTGCATTTTCTGAATTTAATTGGACTCCTTTGGGCGGTTTTGAGGCTTGTGATGTGGCATTGGATTCGGTGGCTTGTTTGAATCCGTGGGTGCAGCCAACTGAAAACACAACTTATATGCTTTCTATTGCAGATGAAACGGGCTGTACGGCTGCTGCAAGCATTGATGTGTTGGTAGAAACGGAAGTGAAGGTAATTGTGCCTACTGCTTTTTCTCCAAATGGCGATGGCATCAACGATGAACTCCGCCTTTTTGCCAATTCAAGTGTGTCTCAGGTTCAAACGTTTATGATTTTTGACCGATGGGGCGAGAAGGTGTTTGAACAAAACAATTTTGACCCGAATGATGACGCTGCTGTTGTAGCTTGGGATGGTGTGTATAAGGGCAAGGAAATGGGGATTGGGGTGTTTGTGTTTTATGCAATGGTGGAGTTTCGAGATGGGAGTTTTGGGGAGTTTCAGGGGAATGTGAGTTTGGTGAGGTAGGGATTACCGTCGAAATTAGAGTGTGGGTCGTCCTGAAAAAAGTTTACACTTAAAAAATATGTACTGAAATAGAGTTACGGTCAAAAAACCGTCCTAAATTGGGGTGACAGTGGTAAAATAAAAGAAAAAAATGGAAACCATGCTCCAAAAAATCAAACAACTCCGAAAAGAACTCCACCAAAACCCCGAACTATCAGGCTGCGAAATCCAAACAGCCCAACGAATCAAAACATTCCTACAAACCTACCATTCAGCTACTGCAATCATCGAGCAAATAGGAGGGCATGGTTTGGCAGCCGTATATGAGTTCCCACAAAAAGGAGCAACCGTAATGATTCGATGTGAATTGGATGCACTGCCAATTGAAGAAAAAAACGCCTTTGATTACCAATCCAAAACAAAAGGCGTTTCCCACAAATGTGGGCATGACGGACATATCGCAATGGTAGCAGGTTTGGTGTTTTGGATAAAAGAACAAGATTTCTGTTCAGGCAAAATCATACTGTTGTTTCAGCCTGCAGAAGAAACAGGCAAAGGAGCTTTTGAAGTGCTGCAAGACCCAAAGTTCAAAGCCCTCCGACCTGATTATATTTTTGCCCTGCACAACCTTCCTAACGAACCCCTCCACACCATTCTCACCAAACCCAATAGTTTTTCGGCAACCGTTCAGAGCATGATTGTTCACCTCACAGGCAAAGAATCCCACGCCTCCGAACCCGAAAACGGCACCAATCCAGCTTTGGCAATGGCGGAGCTTATCACCGAATTTTCAAAACTCAATAGACAAGACCTTCAAAGCGAGAAATTTACTCTCCTCACTCCAATTCACATCAACATGGGGCAAAAATCCTATGGTATTTCGGCAGGCGCAGCAGAACTGCACTACACCTTGCGAGCATGGACAGAGGAGGTAATGGCACAATTGAAGGAAACATTGCAGCAAATCTTGAATCGAATAGGGATGCAATACGCATTGAGCTACACCATAGATTGGCTCGAATATTTTCCCAGCACCACCAACGACCCTTTCTGCAATGAGTTTGTGGTAAAGGCTGCAAGAGCAAATGGTTTGGACTGCAAAGAACGAGCCTACCCATTGAAGTTTGGAGAAGATTTTGGATGGTTCTCCAAACACTACAAAACAGCCATGTTCGGTTTGGGAGCAGGTATGGATTCTCCCGCCTTGCACCATGCAGACTACGATTTTCCCGAAGAAATCCTTGAAACGGGAATGGGTATGTTCAAAGAGATTATACAACAAATTATCAAATAGACACTTAAACAGAAATAACACAATGGCAATACTTATTCCTAGATTCAAGTGACAAATACATTTTTTTGGGAAGCGGCTATGGCATGTTTCAATCCCAAACACCAAATTGGTTTTTGGGTAATTTATTGGCAGATGTTGAAAATGGAGATGCCAAAGTTGTATGTGCTTGTGATAAAGAAGGCAAGGTGGTTTGGCTACATTCAGATAAAGTTGAAGTTGTGAGCATTGATGGGAAATTGCCTTCTGAGTATTGTCTAAATCGGGATTTTATTTTATTCGTATCCCTTAATTTCTACATCTTCCTCTGGTACGTGAATTTGGGTTTGGATTTGTAGGTGATTTAAACCCGTACAAGGCCACTGTTGGTCTAAAGGTTGCATTGTTTTTGAATGTCTGTATGTCTGCACCTGGTTGGGCAATAACCAAGTTAAAATTGTTATTGCTAATAAAGTGCATCGGATAGTTGTAAGATTCAAAAGATACCATGGTTGAGTTCCCCAAACCTTTGACTACCTTAAAACTCGCATCTTGATTGAACAAGTCATCTCCCTGTGCTTGCTGCAATTTTAGTTGGAAGTTTTGGTGTCTTAAAAAATACCCAGGATATTCTAAAGATTCAAAAGACACGGTATTGTCTCCTGCCAAACCTTTCACCATTTTGAAGCTGCCAGCCTTGTTGGCTTGAATAGATTCATCTTTGGTGATTTTTCCAATAAATCCTTGATAACAAATGAAATAACAAGGATTATCTGCTGACAACATCGTGCTATGGCTTGTAGAAATAGTAGGAACTGGTGCAGGTGCAGGATTTGATGTCAACTTCCAGCCGGTCTTTGATATCCAGTAGGAACTGGTGCAGCAGGTGCAGGTACTGGTAGAGCTGGAGCTGGAGCTGGAACAGAACTACCATTACCCCATCTATAAATATTATCCGCACTGTTCACACCCCATACATTTATGTCATTACCAACAGAGATTTGCTTCAATTTTCCAGCGACTTGTGTCCAGTTGCTGCCATCCCATTGGTAAATATCATCGGCACTATTCACACCCCATACCTTGCCGTCAAAACCCACTGAAACGTGTTTCAACTTGCCCGGTATATTAGTCCATTTGCCACCATCCCAACGATAAATATCATCGGCACTGTTCACACCCCATACCTGACTGCTACTCCCAACAGAGATTTGCTTCAATTTGCCCGGTACATTGGTCCATTCACTGCCATCCATGCGGTAGATATTGTCTGCACTGTTCACACCCCACACAGCACCGTCAGAACCTACCGAAACATGCTTCAATCCTCCGGGAACTTGCTGCCAGTTGCTGCCATCCCAACGATAGATATTGTCCGCACTGTTCACACCCCAAATATGATTCATGCTACCAGCAGAGATTTGCTTCAATTTGCCCGGTATATTGGTCCATTTACTGCCATCCCAACGATAAATATCATCGGCACTGTTCACACCCCATACAGTACCGTCCGCAGCCACTGAAACGCACTTCAAACCACCAGGAATTTGTTGCCATTTACTCGCAATAGGTTGAGGTGCAGGAGCAGGAGTTGGCACAGGACTGCCATTACCCCATCTATAAATATTATCCCCGCCATTTGGCCATCGGTAATTTGCTCCCGAAATAGCCACAGCATTTTCCACATTCGGATCGTATTGTGCAGCTGGGCCGAGAACAATGTCACCTTCATAAATAGCAAGGTTATCTACTATTTCCACTTCAAATTCTATTACCTCATCTCGCATCGGCAAGGTTGACCTTACACTACGCACACTCCGATCGGATGTGTTGGGACTGTATTGCTCTACATCTTGTTCATTTTGAGGAGAGTTAGAAGATGCAGTTCTGCTGTCTCTTTGAGCTGATAAATCGGTTGTCATCAGACAACCAAATAGTAATAGTGATAAAAAAAAATTAAAACGATTCATAATTAAAAAAATTTAATGATAAAGAAAATAAATACTTCTATTAGACGATTTTGGTAGGTTTGTTCCGACAGGATTGATGAAGTTACAAAAGAAACCGTAAACAAACCCTAGATTCAAGTGACAAATGCAACTTTTTGTTTTCAAAATGGAAATCAATATCTAACACAACGATTAAGAGTAGGCATGTTTTTTTTCGTTTATAATGAGTGAGTTATACCTCTTCACCATAGATAGAGGTAGTTTTTTTGTGAACAATCTGCCGTCTACTGCTTATGTAGTAGGCGGTTCTTTTATAATGAATTAACGTTTTCAATTAGCCATGTGCATGAGGAAAAATGAGATACAATGAGTTCCCATCTAATAAATATATGGAATTGAATCCTATAAAAAAAACAGCCCATGCTTTGTATAAAGCATGGGCTGCTGGTTGTTATTGCAGCAAGAAAAAGCAAAGCCTCAAGCTATTTTTCGTAGAATCAATATCAAAAATCACTCCTTCAAATTGCTTTTGGCAGATAGCCTTCTTCTAATACTCAATTTCGTCCTCTTCCTCTATTAGTTGGATTTGTAGGAGATTGGAATCCAAATAAAGCCCTTGTTGGTCTAAAAGTCGCCTCTTTCTTGAACGCCTCTATATCTCCTTCTGGTTTGGCGATAACCAAGTTAAAATTGTCATTGCAGATAAAGTGCATCGGATAATTGTAAGATTCAAAAGAAACCATCGTTGAATTCCCCAAACCCTTGACTACCTTAAAACTCGCATCTTTTTTAAACAATTCATCAGGTGTCGCTTGCTGCAATGTTATTTGGGATTTTTGATTTCTTAGAAAATAGCCAGGATATTCTATAGATTCAAAAGACATCGTATTGTCTCCTGCCAAACCCTGAACCATTTTGAAACTACCTGCTTTGTTGGATGGAAGAGATGCATCCTTGGTGATTTTCCCAGTAAAATTTTCATAGCGAATATAGTATTTGGGATTACTAAGCGATTCAAAGGAATAAGGATTCTCTGCGGTCAACATAGTGCTGAGACTGGTAGAAATAGCAGGG from Chitinophagales bacterium encodes:
- a CDS encoding gliding motility-associated C-terminal domain-containing protein is translated as MKQILLLLTICLCFVLSQTVHAQTVCPDPLPDNYNTTTPGCTICDFPFTGSNYDYTVSGVIANGDYGCGNLIWDNDQFFVFIANDPCVSFTVDAYNCNANTVPPFLVGLQGFIFDLALTTTYDCHLGCCMGGPGGSGCDADSPAFTIATCGLTVGTAYYLIIDGCAGSECDYTVSATGTQGGDFVTISPTGPFCTDEGMVTLEGSPATGSTGTGVWTGDVNANGEFDATALGAGNYSATYTFTNTYGCEGDQTLNFVIGEPPVVSIDPVNPLCTNSLAFNLSASPVGGTWGGVTTDGVFAPAIIGTGNHSVTYTVVDGGCVVTEEIFITVNANPIVDIGPLSSFICAQDEAVDLIATPAGGIWSGNVNANGTINPALGEGSYSATYTFTDANNCSGSDIINFDIFPAPTVEILPQASLCQGDTITALIGIPDGGIWAGDVNENGEIDPAILGEGDFVAMYEITDSNGCTGTANLDFTIFPLPIVEITPLDTVCQNDPITTLTVSLEGGTWSGNVDENGGFDPAILGAGDFTAIYEYTDENACSNSDTLDFTIQPIPIVSIEAVGIFCEDDGVVLLTANPTGGVWKGAISETGEFDPQIAGIGTHTITYTFTDSFGCAEMDEISIEVFANPIVTFLSPSEYCPIDELLQLEAEPIGGTWSGDVDSNGEINPNLLGAGDFTAIYTFADSNNCTATNSLQFTIFAEPTITFDNTGPWCLEASAQTIVAEPSGGIFSGAADPTGEVVPQDLGAGFHDVNYLFTDENGCITDTTFAIEVSATVTIQIDSLPPLCSDGAVVQLSANPTGGTWSGAASATGEVDPVALGVGSHTVTYEVTDADGCMFSGERNIEVIAPTNIEFLSTEPFCLEDVTTIVEATPTGGLWSGDVNEFGEFNPTTLGSGVHDATYTYTDFAGCVTTESFTFTIAEPLEIVFDDSVFCQSETGLVTLNASPSNGTWSGDIVSPNGEIDPSILDLGEYVVTYTALQLPEGCSVSEDLTVSIIGVTDLEIVGDTSFCQTSGIQTFTATPSGGTWSGVADALGNVDVSALSVGTHEVIYTATSDEGCVSTVSQEITIAAPPTANLSGSPTMCEGDEANLEIVLTGIAPWTVTYTLEGGTETSFTIDSSPYEWTVNQGGEYVLVSVEDANGCADSAIGTATMTELPPLQLVNISSNCNGTNTGFIVQFEIIGGDPASYTVSGIAGNLSSDAPYVFTSEDIPTGDTANFTVSDDSPCDDISDAVTVLDCSCETDAGSLQVDGFEVCVTETVTVFHNADEFLDENDTLLFVLYAGTPNNVETVLVLTDGTTFGFDDALMDAGVTYYIAAVAGDGDLIDGIDLGDSCLDYSTGIPVLFNALPTASLGADQTICEGDEVTFVLELEGEAPFTVTLNGGIVLTDIPNGHEYTISPTENTTIEVEMVSDANCEDISTNQVSITVNTPPSAELTPEVNICNTDQNNDPTTLNLNDLITSGDATGTWVDLDASGAIGTLPNLDFNGVTAGDYTFEYTTAIAQAPCTDVSYVITVQVNDCSCPDVSTLGAGPFCNDNATLDLATITSTSELGTWTITNAPANATATITDNTFNGDGSVTGDYELTFTLTETPPAGCPGNSVQTISIAAVVSAGTISEAIQICNDGVELDLLEQLTDATIGGTWTDVSANPATGFLNGGILTTENIASGTYNFVYEVAADAPCLGDSEEVVVEIDNPVSAGSLLQNVALCDGTDTTVNLFDLIENFDLGGTWTDVSPSPASGFNANGELTVSSLDSGTYLFEYAVNSNGICTNEQVTVEVRMDETPIADAGETSLLTCDEPTAMIGGTGSSTGANIIYLWSGNVEDSIAATTMTNFSGIYTLTVTDSQTGCAATDSVTITQEGAIPILSAVAFEVSCFGVSDGRIEVESVTSGVEPFQYSLDGDELGEQTVFEGLEAGSHTVEVVDANGCTDALTFEIVEPEELTVSLVLNVASNVIQLGDSVQIVPTLAGAFSEFNWTPLGGFEACDVALDSVACLNPWVQPTENTTYMLSIADETGCTAAASIDVLVETEVKVIVPTAFSPNGDGINDELRLFANSSVSQVQTFMIFDRWGEKVFEQNNFDPNDDAAVVAWDGVYKGKEMGIGVFVFYAMVEFRDGSFGEFQGNVSLVR
- a CDS encoding tectonin domain-containing protein; protein product: MNRFNFFLSLLLFGCLMTTDLSAQRDSRTASSNSPQNEQDVEQYSPNTSDRSVRSVRSTLPMRDEVIEFEVEIVDNLAIYEGDIVLGPAAQYDPNVENAVAISGANYRWPNGGDNIYRWGNGSPVPTPAPAPQPIASKWQQIPGGLKCVSVAADGTVWGVNSADDIYRWDGSKWTNIPGKLKQISAGSMNHIWGVNSADNIYRWDGSNWQQVPGGLKHVSVGSDGAVWGVNSADNIYRMDGSEWTNVPGKLKQISVGSSSQVWGVNSADDIYRWDGGKWTNIPGKLKHVSVGFDGKVWGVNSADDIYQWDGSNWTQVAGKLKQISVGNDINVWGVNSADNIYRWGNGSSVPAPAPALPVPAPAAPVPTGYQRPAGS
- a CDS encoding AbfB domain-containing protein, with the translated sequence MTSNPAPAPVPTISTSHSTMLSADNPCYFICYQGFIGKITKDESIQANKAGSFKMVKGLAGDNTVSFESLEYPGYFLRHQNFQLKLQQAQGDDLFNQDASFKVVKGLGNSTMVSFESYNYPMHFISNNNFNLVIAQPGADIQTFKNNATFRPTVALYGFKSPTNPNPNSRTRGRCRN
- a CDS encoding AbfB domain-containing protein, whose protein sequence is MNSADNIYLRDSDRWRQVSGKLKQISVGSNKHIWGVNSADKIYRWGDGQPVPKPAPAPTPAISTSLSTMLTAENPYSFESLSNPKYYIRYENFTGKITKDASLPSNKAGSFKMVQGLAGDNTMSFESIEYPGYFLRNQKSQITLQQATPDELFKKDASFKVVKGLGNSTMVSFESYNYPMHFICNDNFNLVIAKPEGDIEAFKKEATFRPTRALFGFQSPTNPTNRGRGRN
- a CDS encoding amidohydrolase → METMLQKIKQLRKELHQNPELSGCEIQTAQRIKTFLQTYHSATAIIEQIGGHGLAAVYEFPQKGATVMIRCELDALPIEEKNAFDYQSKTKGVSHKCGHDGHIAMVAGLVFWIKEQDFCSGKIILLFQPAEETGKGAFEVLQDPKFKALRPDYIFALHNLPNEPLHTILTKPNSFSATVQSMIVHLTGKESHASEPENGTNPALAMAELITEFSKLNRQDLQSEKFTLLTPIHINMGQKSYGISAGAAELHYTLRAWTEEVMAQLKETLQQILNRIGMQYALSYTIDWLEYFPSTTNDPFCNEFVVKAARANGLDCKERAYPLKFGEDFGWFSKHYKTAMFGLGAGMDSPALHHADYDFPEEILETGMGMFKEIIQQIIK